A region of the Meleagris gallopavo isolate NT-WF06-2002-E0010 breed Aviagen turkey brand Nicholas breeding stock chromosome 5 unlocalized genomic scaffold, Turkey_5.1 Chr5_random_deg7180001545505, whole genome shotgun sequence genome:
CACTGTTACcactttctctgctttttaacTTTTACCTTTCTGCACCGAAGTGTCTGACTCAGTCTACCCAGCAAGCACTCCAGCCAGCCAGGATCAATCACTTCCCCTTCATCCCGTGGGCCCACAGCAATGCAGAGCACATCCTTGATGAAAAAGACAACAGTGATTGAGCTGCTAATATTCCACACTTCCCATGAACAGATCATTGGCCCTATGTAGAGGAGTGCTTTTCAGaggtgaaaaacagaaagggaatAAGAGAAAGACAGCAAGCCCGGAAGTGTGTACCTTAATCTCATTGATTATTTGAGAGGGAAATGGTGCACGGTGCAGACAGCCTGGAGAGCAGTCCTTTCTTAACTCCACAGCATCCTCACTGGGCAAGGGAAGTCCTGGGACTT
Encoded here:
- the LOC104915457 gene encoding codanin-1-like; translated protein: MLKVPGLPLPSEDAVELRKDCSPGCLHRAPFPSQIINEIKDVLCIAVGPRDEGEVIDPGWLECLLGRLSQTLRCRKFMCPTSEQQLAKCTVELASLLGKSVMKSCLRLKCVVNVLLNPWL